The following coding sequences are from one Macaca mulatta isolate MMU2019108-1 chromosome 7, T2T-MMU8v2.0, whole genome shotgun sequence window:
- the GPR33 gene encoding putative G-protein coupled receptor 33 — protein sequence MDLINSTDYLINASTLVRNSTQFLAPASKMIIALSLYISSIIGTITNGLYLWVLRFKMKQTVNTLLYFHLIFSYFISTLILPFMATSQLQDNHWNFGTALCKVFNGTLSLGMFTSVFFLSAISLDRYLLTLHPVWSQQHRTPRWASGIVLGVWISAAALSIPYLIFRETHHDREGKVTCRNNYAVSTNWESKEMQALRQWIHVACFISRFFLGFLLPFFIIIFCYERVASKVKERGLFKSSKPFKVMMTAIVSFFVCWMPYHIHQGLLLTKNQSLLLELTLILTVLTTSFNTIFSPTLYLFTGENFKNVFKKSILALFESTFSEDSSAERTQNLNSEA from the coding sequence ATGGATCTGATCAATTCTACTGATTACCTGATCAATGCCTCTACTTTAGTAAGAAACAGCACTCAGTTTCTAGCTCCTGCATCAAAAATGATTATTGCCCTTTCTTTGTACATTTCATCTATAATTGGTACCATCACCAATGGCCTCTATCTATGGGTGCTAAGATTCAAGATGAAACAGACTGTCAATACTCTCTTATATTTTCATctcattttctcatattttatttcaacattGATTCTGCCATTTATGGCCACCTCCCAACTTCAGGACAATCACTGGAACTTTGGAACTGCCTTGTGCAAGGTCTTCAATGGCACTTTGTCTCTGGGGATGTTCacctctgttttcttcctttcggCCATCAGTCTTGATCGTTACCTTCTCACTCTTCACCCAGTGTGGTCCCAGCAGCACCGAACCCCACGCTGGGCTTCTGGCATTGTCCTAGGAGTCTGGATCTCAGCCGCTGCCCTCAGCATCCCGTATTTGATTTTCAGAGAGACACATCATGACCGTGAAGGAAAGGTGACTTGCCGAAATAACTATGCTGTGTCTACTAACTGGGAAAGCAAGGAGATGCAAGCATTAAGGCAGTGGATTCATGTAGCCTGTTTCATCAGCCGCTTCTTCCTGGGCTTTCTTCTGCCTttcttcatcatcatcttttGTTATGAAAGAGTAGCCAGCAAGGTGAAAGAGAGGGGCCTGTTTAAATCCAGCAAGCCCTTCAAAGTTATGATGACTGCCATTGtctctttctttgtgtgttggaTGCCCTATCATATACACCAGGGTTTACTTCTCACTAAGAACCAGTCACTACTTTTAGAGTTGACTCTGATACTTACAGTGCTAACCACTTCTTTCAATACTATCTTTTCTCCCACACTCTACTTATTTACTGGGGAGAACTTCAAAAACGTCTTCAAGAAGTCCATTCTTGCTCTGTTTGAGTCAACATTTAGTGAGGATTCTTCTGCAGAAAGGACCCAAAACCTAAACTCAGAAGCCTAA